ACATCAGCTGCAGGAATATGGTGACCTAAAATTTTATCAAGCTTGCTACGACGTAGTGTTAACTCAACTGGCTTAGGTAAATTAGCTTCAGTAACCGCTTCTTCAACAGGACCAGCCTCGCCACCACAAATATCTAATACTAGACGTGTTGCTCGGTCCATGACCTTGTGTTGTAGTTCAGGGTCAACACCACGCTCAAAACGATGTGAAGCGTCTGTATGAAGACCTAAACGGCGTGATTTACCCATAATCGCAAGCGGAGCAAAAAATGCACACTCTAAAAGGATATCTTGAGTCTTAGTCGTTACGCTGGTTTTTTCGCCGCCAAACACACCTGCTAAGGCAATTGAGCCACTGTCATCTGCGATAACTAAAGTGTCATTAGGTACTGTCACTTCATTACCGTCTAATAATGTCAGCTTTTCAGCGCCATCACTTAAACGTACTTGAATCGCACCAGACAATGTTGCTAAGTCAAACGCATGCATTGGTTGACCGTATTCAATTAATACATAATTGGTAATATCAACAATTGGGTCAATTGAGCGAATACCACTACGACGCAATTTTTCTTGCATCCATAATGGAGTCGCAGCAGCTAAATCTACGTTTTTAACCACACGGCCTAAGTAACGAGGACAAGCTTGTGAATCAATCACATTGATTGCAACTTTATCTTCGATGGTCGCTGTAACCGCATCCCAAGTTGGCTCTGTTACTGCTTCACGATTTAATACGCCGACTTCGCGGGCAAGACCAGCCATACCAAGGCAGTCTGCGCGGTTTGCAGTTAAATCAACATCAATGATGGCATCATTAAGGTCTAGGTATTCGCGAACGTCTTTACCGATTGGCGCATCCGTTGGTAATTCGATAATGCCATCGCTTTCGATGTCGATACCTAATTCACCATATGAACACAACATACCAAATGATGGTTGACCACGTAATTTGGCTTTTTTGATTTTAAAATCACCAGGAAGCACTGCGCCAACCATAGCAACAGCAACTTTTAAACCTAAACGGCAATTTGGTGCGCCACAAACGATGTCGATTAACTCTTCTTCACCGACATTAATTTTGGTAACACGCAGTTTGTCAGCATCAGGGTGCTGACCACACTCAACAACTTCACCGACAACAACACCACTAAATGCGGCAGCTACTGGGTCAACGCCATCTACTTCAAGACCGGCCATTGTAATTTGGTGTGATAACTCGTCACGGCTTACTGATGGGTTAACCCACTCACGAAGCCAAGATTCACTGAATTTCATCTTTATATCGCTCCGTTATTTGAATTGCTTAAGAAAACGTAAATCGTTTTCGAAGAAGGCACGTAGGTCATTTACGCCGTAACGCAGCATTGTTAAACGCTCAACACCCATACCGAAAGCAAAACCAGAGTATTTTTCAGGGTCGATACCGACACTGCGAAGTACGTTAGGATGCACCATACCGCAACCTAATACTTCTAACCATTTACCGTTCTTACCCATTACGTCGACTTCAGCTGAAGGCTCAGTAAACGGGAAGTAAGACGGACGGAAACGCACTTCTAAATCTTCTTCGAAGAAGTTACGTAAGAAGTCATGCAAAATGCCTTTTAATTCAGCAAAGTTAACTTTTTCATCAACTAGCAGACCTTCCACTTGGTGGAACATCGGCGTATGAGTTTGATCGTAATCGTTACGGTAAACACGGCCTGGAGATATAATACGTAAAGGCGGCTTTTCGTGTTCCATTGTACGAATTTGAACACCTGAAGTTTGCGTACGGAGCATTACTTTCGGGTTGAAATAGAAAGTGTCATGATCAGCACGAGCAGGATGATGCTCAGAAATGTTCAATGCATCGAAGTTATGAAAATCATCTTCAATTTCAGGACCGTTTTTAACAGAGAATCCTAACTCACCAAAGAAAGTTTCAATACGTTCGATAGTACGTGTCACTGGGTGAAGCCCACCCAATTCAATGGTACGACCTGGTAAGGTAACATCGATTTGCTCAGCGATAAGTTGCGCTTCTAACTCTGCAGCCTTTAAGCCTTCAATGCGCTCAGAAAGTTCTTTCTGTACCGCTTGTTTAGCTTGGTTGACTGCTTGTCCAAAAGCAGGTTTCTCTGCTGGACTTAAGCTACCCATCAATTTCATCATGTCAGTGATCTTACCTTTCTTACCAAGGTAATCGACACGGATATCATCCAATGCCTTTAGATCACTGGCCTTACCAATTACTTCTAAGGCTTGTTCTACGATCTCAGTTAACTGCTGCATTATATCTTCCACTGCATTCTTGCATATCAAATGCGTTTGGGCGCCCAAGGTACGGACGACATATTTAGTCTAAGTTTTAATGTTAAATTAAACCTAAAGCATGGGGTTAAAACAAAAGATGAGATTTTACGTGACCTAGGCTTATTTGGCTAGCATTTATTGTAATTAAAGCCAGTAAACTCCTGCATTATCATGAGTTAGCTTCTAATGGTCTTGTTTCATTTAAACTTGAAAAAAACTTATATCGTAAATTGTAATTTTTTCTATTAATAAATATCTCAATACTTGTGAAAAATAGCCTTCTTCATTTTAAATTTATTGAAAGTCAAACTAAAGTTTATGTCGTTACATCCGATACAATTGTATTGCGTAATAAAATTAAGAGGTAAGCATGAAAGAAGTAAAGTTCAGGTGGGTAGATCAATTTTTGATTAAGTTATCAATCAAAGCAAAGTTCACCATCTTGGCAATTGTTCCAATAGCTCTAATTTTATTACTTACTTTTACACTTATTAATAGTTTTCAAACTACCTTAGCTAAAGCTGAAATTGACGAGGCGGTATCGTTAAATAACACATACAATCACGCTGTTGATGTAGCACTAAATCTACTTGATGAAGATAAGCATCAAGCCTTTTTATCCGATTTAGATGGCTCAAGCCGTGCGGTTAATATTGATACTCTTACTCGCCAAGAGCAGCAAATTGCACGCCAGGGCGGCGGGTCAATTGAAACCAGTACTGGGTTTACCGTATTTAGTGAAGTTAATGCACACGATATTGTCATTACAACCCAAATTAAACATCAAACTATCGAAGAAAAAACAAGTGATGATAACAACTTAGCTTATTTATTAATGACAATAATCATCATCATCATTTTTCTATTTTCTTACTATATTTCAACCTTTATCGGCGGAGCGCTCTACACAACCGTGATGGCACTTAGAAGAGCTACGGACGGTGATTTAACCAGTCGATTAAACTTTTTTGAAGTCCCTGATGAGTTCAGTTTACTTGCCATCAGCGTTGATGAACTTGTTGATAGACAACATAAACTTGTTTTACAAATGACACAGGCGACAGAGCAAATCAGGCAAGTCGTTCACGGGTTTAGAACCACGGCAGAAGATGGCCAAGCCGTTGCAGTGAATCAACGTCAGCATCTAGACTCGCTAGCTACCGCGATGGAAGAAATGACTGCTGCGGTAAAAGAAGTAGCTCGTAATGCCGAGCAATCTTCATCTGAAACTCAAGAAGCAAACAATCAAGTGACTGCTGGTTCAAATGACATCGAAACCACGGTTCAAGCCATTGATTTACTTTCAACTGAAATCGCTGGCGCGTCTGATGCGGTCAACGAACTCAATGACAATGCCAGTAAAATTGATGCTGTGGTAACGACCATTAATGCTATTTCTGAACAAACTAACCTATTGGCGCTCAATGCCGCTATTGAGGCAGCGCGCGCTGGTGAACAAGGTCGCGGCTTTGCTGTTGTTGCTGATGAAGTGAGAACCCTTGCAGGGCGCACTCAGTCCGCCACAGTAGAAATTAAAACCATGATTGAAGCGTTACAATCTGGAACACAAAACCTGACTCAGGTGATGTCGCGAACTGTTGATCAAGCTGAAGAAGGTAAAAAACATGTACTGCAAACCGGAGAGGATTTAGCAAGTATTGCTCATCACAGTGGGAAGGTGTTCGAGATGAGTGTGTTAATTGCAACGTCAGCAGAAGAACAGTCTGCTGTGGCGAATGAAATAGCCTCTAATTTAATGGAAATTAGAAACCAATCTCATAATGTTGAAGAAGCGGCTAATCTATCGGTGTCAGGCTGTAATGAACTTAACAGTACTGCTGAAGAATTAGATAAATTGATGATTGGACTCAAAATTTAATCTACTATTTCTAACAGATAAAATTAACTACAATCTATAAAAAGCTCGTCACTATTGGTGACGAGCTTTTTTTATTCTAAAACCTAAAATGCAAACATTAAAGTGACAACTTGTTACGTTATCGGTTCTTTTCTAAACGCGCTAATAAGCTAGACGTATCCCAACGATTACCTTTCATCGCCTGCACCTCAGAGTAGAATTGATCCACTAACGCTGTAACAGGTAAATGACTGCCATTTCGGCGCCCTTCTTCCAGTGCAATGCCTAAATCTTTTCGCATCCAATCAATGGCAAATCCAAAATCATATTCACCCTGCCACATTGTTTGGTATCGGTTTTCCATTTGCCAGCTTTGCGCAGCACCTTTACTAATAACTTCAACTACTTTTAAACCATCAAGTCCAGCACTTTTAGCAAAATGTAAGCCCTCAGCAAGCCCTTGTACCACACCTGCAATACAAATCTGATTTACCATTTTCGTTAACTGGCCTGCACCTACTTCACCCAGCAATTCGGCACAGCGACTGTACGATTCAATAACAGGCTTAACTTGATTAAATACAGACTCTTTACCCCCCATCATCACAGTAAGTACGCCATTTTCAGCACCCGCTTGGCCGCCAGAAACTGGCGCATCAAGAAATTCAATATTTTTATCAGCCAATATCGCTGCCACTTCACGGGCAACATCTGCTGATGCCGTGGTATGGTCCACTAAAATAGCGCCAGATTTAATACCGTTAATAACACCATTTTCACCAAGGACCACTTGCCTTAAATCATCGTCATTACCAACACAGGTAAAGACAATATCTTGGTCTTTTGCAGCCAATGCAGGAGTTAGTGCAAATTCACCTTGGTAATCATGTGTCCATTGTTTAGCTTTTGCAGTGGTGCGATTATAAACCGTAACTTGATGGCCCTGCTTAACAAGATGTCCCGCCATCGGGTACCCCATAACGCCAAGGCCAATAAATGCTACTTTCGCCATAATATCCTTCTTATTATTCTAATGAGTGAATGCTATTAACTATGTGAGTTTCTAGTATCTAAAACTTAAAGTGCAGGTTTTACATGGGCTTCCATTTCAGCACCAATGCGCTTACGCATATCCATTAATCTGAGTGCCGAATCTCTTAAACGAATATCATCTTCATTTTGAGGGATCCATTCAGGCACGGAAGTCGGTTTACCATCATCGTCTACTGCAACCATAATCACAATACAATGGGTGGTTAAATGACGATCAGGTTCTTTAGGATCGCCAGCTTTTACATCAATGCCTAAATGCATTGAAGAAGTGCCGGTATAAATGACTTTGGCACTCACCTCAACAATATTGCCTACATGGATAGGTTTAACAAAGCGAATACCACCCGCATAAACGGTAATACAGTATTTTCCACTCCAGCCGGCTGCACCTGCATAGGCGGCTAAATCAATCCATTTCATTACAGCGCCACCATGGACTTTTCCGCCAAAGTTTACATCAGCAGGTTCTGCTAAAAATCGTAAGGTGATCTCTCTATCTACTCCGGCCATAACGCCTCCTAAATTGTTGCACTCGCAACAGTTTACGATACTTTGCTGCTTAAATGGATAAATTCATCTTGTTTGATTTAATTAACATCTTGGACTGAATATTCGCTAAACAAATCACCTATTTTATAGCGTTGATTTCATATTCTTCATTCTAACTTTCATTAAGCAACATCTTGATATATATGAGGCAAAAAAAAACAGCCACCTTAGTGACTGCTTTATCATCAAGCACCTATAAAGCTTTACGATTTACGCATCGCCTTTTTTAAATAAAAGCGATCCGTTAGTCCCGCCAAAACCAAATGAATTACACAAAGCATAATCAAATGTATGCTCTTTTGCTTTATGGGCAACAAAATCTAAATCGCAGCCTTCATCAGGGTTATCTAAATTGATTGTTGGCGGCACAATTTGATCACGTAAAGCCAAAATGGTCACGATCGCTTCAACCGAACCTGCAGCACCTAATAAATGGCCGGTCATAGACTTAGTTGAACTCACTAATAAGTCATATGCATGTGGGCCAAATACTGATTTGACTGCAGCAGCTTCCGCTTTATCGCCAGCAGGAGTTGATGTGCCATGAGCATTAATATAACCCACTTTCTCATTAGCAATTTGCGCATCATTGATTGCGTTGACCATTGCAGCGGCTGCGCCTGCACCATCAGCTGGAGGCGAAGTCATGTGGAATGCATCGCCACTCATGCCAAACCCAACTAACTCAGCATAAATTTTTGCGCCGCGGGCTTTAGCGTGCTCATATTCTTCCATCACCATGACACCAGCGCCATCACCAATCACAAAACCGTCACGGTCTCTATCCCAAGGACGACTGGCCGCTTGTGGTTCTTCATTACGAGTTGATAACGCTTTAGCTGAGCCAAAGCCAGCCACAGCAAGCGGAGAAGTCACATCTTCAGCGCCACCTGCCAACATCACATCGGCATCGCCATAAGCGATAGTACGAGCGGCAAAACCAATGTTATGCACACCTGTCGTACAGGCCGTTGTGACTGCAAAGTTAGGGCCTGTCATGCCATATTTAATTGATAAATGGCCAGAAATCATATTAATAATGGTGCTTGGTACAAAGAATGGAGACACTTTACGCGGGCCACCTTTTAACAAAGCTGCATGATTTTGCTCAATTAAAGGCATGCCGCCCATGCCTGCACCAATCGCAGTACCGACGCGAGAAGGATTTTCTTGTTCCATATCCAAACCAGCATCATTCATCGCTTGGATACCTGCAGCCATGCCGTATTGGATAAACAAATCCATTTTACGAGCATCTTTACGTGATAAGTACTGCTCAACGTCAAAATCTTTAACAGAGCCACTGAAGCGAGTGCCAAAATCAGTTGCATCAAATTTGGTAATGGGTTCAATACCACTTTTACCTGCTAATAAAGATTGCCAAGAAGAATCGACATCGTTACCCACTGGAGTAACTAGTCCTAGGCCTGTAATCACGACACGACGTTTAGACACAGTAGTCACCTTTGAAATAATTAGGCATAAGCCAACAATAAACAGTATGGGTTAATCCATCATCAATGACTTTGTACTGGGTACATTTAACATTGAGCAGATAAGAAGCGAGCTGAAGGATTAACACTTTGGAAATAAGTCTAGTCGAATAGTATCGACTTCAGAAACAAAAACAGGCGGCATAAATGCCACCTGTTTTTGTGAATCTGGGATTACTGATTTTTTGAAACGTAATCGATCGCTGCTTGAACAGTAGTGATCTTTTCAGCTTCTTCATCAGGGATCTCGGTATCAAACTCTTCTTCTAGAGCCATAACCAATTCAACAGTGTCCAGAGAATCTGCACCTAAATCGTCTACGAATGATGCAGCTGATTTAACGTCTTCTTCCTTAACGCCAAGTTGCTCAATGATGATTTTCTTTACACGTTCTTCGATGTTGCTCATTAGTTTTCTTTCCTATTCAAATTACACACTTGCGTAAGATTGCGAGTAGTTTATTCGATCCAGCTGACAATGCAAGCTTAGTTTTCGTGGTCTAACCACGAAAATTATCATACTTTGATATCAATCCAGATTCAATAAAAGTCGTTGCCCTTACAGGCGATTAAACCATGTACATTCCACCATTTACATGCAGGGTCTCACCTGTAATGTAAGCAGCAGAATCAGATGCTAAAAATAATACTGCGTTAGCAATCTCTTGTGCTTGCCCTAAACGCTCCATTGGCACTTGAGACATGATAGCTTGCTGTTGTTCTTCATTTAGCTCATCTGTCATGTCAGTTTGAATGAAACCTGGTGCAATAGCATTCACTGTTATTTGACGAGATGCAACCTCTCTTGCAAGAGATTTTGTAAATCCAATCAAACCAGCTTTAGCAGCTGAGTAATTAACTTGCCCTGCATTGCCCATGGTTCCTACAACTGAACCAATATTGATGATACGTCCATTACGTTTTTTCATCATAGAGCGCATAACAGGTTTTGATAACCTAAATAGCGACGTTAAGTTAGTATCAAGAATATCTTGCCACTCATCGTCTTTCATACGCATTAATAAATTATCACGTGTGATACCCGCGCTATTGACAAGAATATCAACATCACCGGCTTTTTCTTTGATCTGGGCGAATAATTGCGCAACTGATTCTTTGTCAGTGACGTTTAATACTAAACCGTGACCTTTATCACCAAGGTATTCTTGGATTGCAGCAGCACCTTTTTCGCTCGTTGCAGTACCAATAACTACAGCGCCGGCTTCGACTAAAGTTTCAGTAATAGCACGGCCAATACCGCGACTTGCGCCAGTCACTAAAGCAACTTTGCCAGTTAAATTAAAGCTAATGCTCATGAAAATTCCTTATTGGATTAAAGCAGATAAAGAAGCCGCGTTATTTACCGCCTGCCCCTTTAATGATTTATTAATTCTTTTTGTTAAGCCAGTTAACACTTTCCCTGGGCCCATTTCCACTAAATCTGTAATACCTTTTTCGGCCATTAATTCAACTGATTCGCTCCAACGAACTGGGCAGTAAAGCTGACGAACTAAGGCATCTTTAATATCACTTCCAGAAATCGGTGTCGCAACATCAACGTTATTAATAACTGTGATATTTGGTTCATTAAATGTCAGCTGTGCAAGTGCATCAGCTAATTTATCAGCAGCAGGTTTCATTAACGCGCAATGAGACGGTACACTGACAGGCAATGCAACGGCCATTTTAGCTCCAGCAGCTTTACATGCTGCTGCAGCTCTTTCTACTGCTTCTTTTTCGCCAGCAATAACCACTTGACCAGGACTGTTAAAATTAACAGGGCTAACAACTGCACCATTTGCTGATTCTTCACAAGCTTTGGCAATAGCATCGTTATCCAGACCAATAATCGCAAACATAGCACCTGTTCCTGCTGGTACAGCTTGTTGCATTAACTGACCACGAAGCTCTACTAATTTTACTGCATCAGCAAAATTAATTACTCCTGCACACACTAGTGCAGAGTATTCACCTAAGCTATGTCCTGCAAGCAAGCTAGGCTTAGCTGCGCCGCTTGCTTCATAAGCACGGAAAATTGCAACACTTGCTGTTAATAATGCAGGTTGTGTTTTATCAGTTTCATTAAGGTTTTCTGCTGGCCCATCTTGAGTCAACGCCCATAAATCGTAACCTAATACTTCACTTGCCTCGGCAAACGTATCTGTTACAACTGGGAATTCAGCAGCTAAATCAGCTAACATGCCAACAGCTTGAGAACCTTGTCCAGGAAAAACAAAAGCCATATTTTCCATTGTATTTATTACCTTTATTCGTTCATGAAAAATGAAATATTCGTCATATTTTAAAGCATTGCATACCAAAACTTTAACGATAGAGAACAGTTAGTTAATGAGTGCTCTGTTCATAAACTAAAAATATCTTACTGACGTTTTAACAATAAATCTAGAATCTTACTGGTGCGCTAAGGCTAAAAGCGAACAAGCGCACTAATACTAAAAACGCACAAGTGCGCTGCCCCAAGCAAAACCGCCGCCAAATGCTTCTAATAAAATCAGTTGGCCGCGTTGAATTCTGCCATCTCTTACCGCTTCATCTAATGCAATAGGCACAGATGCAGCAGAAGTATTACCATGCTTCGCCAGCGTTAAAACCACTTTGTCTAAACTCATATTGAGCTTCTTAGCTGTGGCTTTAATTATTCTAAAGTTAGCTTGATGCGGCACTAACCAGTCAATTTCTGATTTATCAATATTATTAATTCGTAATGTTTCAGTTACCACGTGAGAAAGCTGAGTGACAGCAAATTTAAAGACGTCATTACCTTTCATCGTCATAAAGCTAACCGCTTCTGATGACTCATTTGCTCGCGGTGGGAATGAACACTTCAATAAATCGCCTTGACGACCATCAGCGTATATATGAGTAGAAATAATACCTGGTTGTTCACTAGCACCAATAACTGCAGCGCCAGCGCCGTCACCAAATAATATCACTGTGGTACGGTCATCAGGGTCACACAGGCGTGATAACACGTCAGCGCCAATTACCAATACTTTTTTAGCGGCACCCGTTTTAACAAACTGGTCAGCGACTGATAAGGCATAAACAAAACCTGAACACGCCGCAGCGATATCGAAAGCAGGAATCGTATGAATACCGAGTAATTTTTGAATTTCGCATGCTGCAGCTGGAAATGCATTACTGGCGCTTGTGGTACCGCAGACAATCATGTCTAACTCACTGGCTTCAATACCTGCCATTTTTAATGCTTTTAATGCAGCTTGATAACCCATTGTTGTAACAGTTTCATCTTCAGCAGCAATGCGACGTTCAGAAATACCTGTACGCTCCACAATCCACTGATCTGAAGTGTCGACCATTTTTTCTAGATCGAGGTTACTACGAACTTGCACCGGCAGATAACTACCAGTTCCGAGAATTTTTGTATGCATATAATGAGATCAGCTATTGATGTCTAAAAGAATCGTCTCCAAACGATCTTTAATCATTTCCGGAAGACGACGTTTTGCTTCTGTAGCAGCTAAATTGATTGCTTGTAAGTAAGCGGCTTCATCAGCGTTTCCATGACTCTTTACTACTATTCCGCGCAATCCTATCAGACTTGCGCCATTGTAGTGGTCGGGGTTCATCTTGCTGAGTACTGATTGTATACGTGGAGCGAGGAGTTTAGACAACATCCGCACGAACAAACCTTGCGTTAGTCCACGTTTTAATTGGTGAACTAATAACTTAGCAATGCCTTCAGATGTTTTTAATGTGATATTGCCAACAAAGCCGTCACATACAATGACATCAACACTTCCAGTGAATATCTCATCACCTTCTACAAAGCCTGTGTAATTGACTTGTTCAGTATCCATTAAATACTGCGCAGCTTGTTGAACTTGATCGTTACCCTTCACATCTTCAATACCGACGTTTAGTAAGGCAACTTTAGGTTTGGCGCGTTTATGGACGGCTTCGCATAACACTGAGCCCATAACTGCAAACTGAAACAAGGTTTCAGAGTCACAGGATACGTTGGCGCCAAGATCCAATAAATAAACAGGTTTACCTGTGACTGCAGGTAAACAACTCACTAAAGCGGGCCTATCAACGCCAGGAAGCGTTTTTAGTAAAATCTTAGCCAATGCCATTAATGCACCAGTATTACCGGCACTAACGCAAGCTTGGGCTTTACCATCTTTAACTAACTCTAGCGCCAAACGCATTGAGCTTTGTTTACGCGAGCGAATAGCTTGGATAGGCCTATCACACATAGTGATAACTTCAGTGGTATGAATAATTTGAATTCGTGCACGAACAGCACTGTCAATTTCAACTAAATGGGGATCTATTTCAGCTTGGTTGCCGACTAGAATAATGGATAGTTGGGAATTGAATTTCAGTGCCTGCAAGGCTGCAGGCACTGTGACGAGGGGGCCATTATCGCCCCCCATCACATCTAACGCGAGCGTCAGATCCGTCATAAGATTAGCAACAAATTACTTGTTGATAACCTTTTTACCGCGGTAGAAACCATCAGCAGTCACGTTGTGACGTAGATGTAATTCACCGCTAGTAGCGTCTACAGATAATTGAGCAGTGCTCAATGCATCGTGTGAACGGCGCATGCCGCGCTTTGAACGTGATTTTTTATTCTGTTGTACAGCCATTTGACTTGTCTCCTAGATTACTTGCTCTTCAGTTTTTCTAACACTGCAAACGGATTTGGACGCTCCTCTTGAGAGGGCTCGATTTCGCCTACAGCTATGTCACTTGTTCCTAGGTTGCAATCAGCATTCTGATGCATAGGAATAATTGGCATAGCGATTATCAATTCATCTTCGATCAACTGATGCAGACGAACTTCACCAATTTCATTGCACTCAATCGGCTCATACGCATCCGGGAGCTCATCGATTTCTTCTTGTGTCTTACAAAGACCAAAGGAGAAGTCGACCGTAACCTCTGTGGTATA
This window of the Shewanella goraebulensis genome carries:
- a CDS encoding beta-ketoacyl-ACP synthase III is translated as MHTKILGTGSYLPVQVRSNLDLEKMVDTSDQWIVERTGISERRIAAEDETVTTMGYQAALKALKMAGIEASELDMIVCGTTSASNAFPAAACEIQKLLGIHTIPAFDIAAACSGFVYALSVADQFVKTGAAKKVLVIGADVLSRLCDPDDRTTVILFGDGAGAAVIGASEQPGIISTHIYADGRQGDLLKCSFPPRANESSEAVSFMTMKGNDVFKFAVTQLSHVVTETLRINNIDKSEIDWLVPHQANFRIIKATAKKLNMSLDKVVLTLAKHGNTSAASVPIALDEAVRDGRIQRGQLILLEAFGGGFAWGSALVRF
- the plsX gene encoding phosphate acyltransferase PlsX, giving the protein MTDLTLALDVMGGDNGPLVTVPAALQALKFNSQLSIILVGNQAEIDPHLVEIDSAVRARIQIIHTTEVITMCDRPIQAIRSRKQSSMRLALELVKDGKAQACVSAGNTGALMALAKILLKTLPGVDRPALVSCLPAVTGKPVYLLDLGANVSCDSETLFQFAVMGSVLCEAVHKRAKPKVALLNVGIEDVKGNDQVQQAAQYLMDTEQVNYTGFVEGDEIFTGSVDVIVCDGFVGNITLKTSEGIAKLLVHQLKRGLTQGLFVRMLSKLLAPRIQSVLSKMNPDHYNGASLIGLRGIVVKSHGNADEAAYLQAINLAATEAKRRLPEMIKDRLETILLDINS
- the rpmF gene encoding 50S ribosomal protein L32 → MAVQQNKKSRSKRGMRRSHDALSTAQLSVDATSGELHLRHNVTADGFYRGKKVINK
- the yceD gene encoding 23S rRNA accumulation protein YceD, yielding MQTVKIPVSIDPIRTAASGLRYEGIVPGKQNKRLNELCAGDCSDVTVSLECGVDIQGIVYLRGKAVTELTLLCQRCMTPYTTEVTVDFSFGLCKTQEEIDELPDAYEPIECNEIGEVRLHQLIEDELIIAMPIIPMHQNADCNLGTSDIAVGEIEPSQEERPNPFAVLEKLKSK